The genomic region CTCCCAATCAAAAAGAGGCTTTCTATCATCGCTGAAAAAGCCGAGTTAACCCCCGATGAAATAGATCTCCTGACCTCCGGTGGAGGCCTCACTATGGACGTCGCAGATCGAATGATCGAGAATGTCATTGGGTCAATATCCTACCCTATGGGTTTAGCAGTTAACTTTCGCATTGCTGGGATCGACCGCCTCATTCCCATGGTTGGTGAGGAGCCATCCGTTGTGGCTGCTGCCAGCAATGTGGCCAGACTGATGCGAAAGGGAGAAGGCATAGAAATTTCGAAAACCGATCCCGTTATGATCGGTCAGATCCAGATTCTTGAACTCCCCGATATGGATGCCGCTATTAAAAAGCTCGAAGACAGCAAGGATCAGCTCCTCGAACTCGCCAACCAGCAGGACCCCATCCTAGTGAAATTCGGCGGAGGCGCTAGAGACATCCAGCTCAGAACCCTTGAGACTAGAGCAGGACAGATGCTCATTGTCCACCTTCTGGTGGACTGCAGGGATGCCATGGGGGCCAACGCTGTGAATACCATGTGCGAGAAGCTAGCCCCTGTGATAAGCGACATTACTGGCGGAAGAACCCTCCTCAGGATCATTAGCAATCTCGCGGACCACCGCCTCATTAAAGCCACGGGAACCGTCAATAAAAATGACCTCGGAGGTGAGAAAGTCGTAGATGACATCGTCGCAGCCTGGGCATTTGCCGACGCAGACCCATATAGGGCAGCAACCCACAACAAGGGTATCATGAACGGCACCATCGCAGTCGCTCTCGCCGTAGCCCAGGACCATAGGGCAATAGAGGCAGGCGCCCACGCTTACGCCGCCCAGACAGGTAGGTACAGGGCACTCAGTAAATGGTCGAAGAACGAGAACGGCGACCTCATAGGAGAGCTCGAGATGCCAATGGCTGTAGGCATAATTGGCGGTGCTACTAGGACTCACCCGGTCGCCCGTCTCGCCCTTAAGATAATGGGGGTATCAAGAGCGGTGGAGCTCGGGGAGATCATGGTCGCTGTAGGTCTCGCTCAGAACTTGGGCGCCCTCAGGGCCCTGGTCCAAGAGGGCATCCAGCACGGCCACATGCGCTTACACGCCCGAAACCTCGTCGTTATGGCTGGAGCGGACGATGATAACATCACCAGAGCCGTAGAGGCGCTCATTGGCACTGGCGAGATCCGGTTTGACAAGGCCAAAGAGATAGTCGAAAAACTCAAAACCTGACACAGGAGGATATCAAAACGACAATTTATATCGACGACGCAGGTTACGGAGACCTCCTCCATGGTGCAGTCATCGGAGCTTATCGTCCCGAGACCGATGAATTCGTCTACGATATGGTCCACGTTAAATTCTTCCAAGCCCCTAGATTCACAAAGAAAGGCTATCAGAGAGAAGCCGGCAAGATTTCTGTGAAGCTCGTCCAGCGCCTAAAACCCGTGAAAAAGGAGACCATCGAGATCTGCAGGGGGGATATCAACGATAAAGGCGCGGAGTCCCTTGCCTTGAAATACGGGGAAGAACTCGTTAAGCGAGTGAAGGTAGAGGGGAGAGCCCAAGACCTTGTGGAGAATGCTTACCTTGATGAGATCAGGAACTTGGGCTATGAACCTATACCCGAAAGGATGGAGAAATGGGGCAAAAGCTTCTGGCATATGTTTAGGTGGGTAAGCAAGAACCGGAAGATGTTAAAGTATACAAAATCCGGTTGGCCGCGCCTCCAGCGTTACAAGTTGTTCCAGACGAAAAAGAAATAATACCTTTTTATGGAGATATACTGAGAGTGTACCTGTAGACATGAAACCTTGGCTCCTTAATATCCTAGCTTGCCCCATTGATAAGCACCATCCCTTAGAAGCCCACTTCTTTACATGGGAGATGTCTGACGAGGAGATCAAGAACAACGCGGAAAATGTTGGAGGGTCCTCCCCTGAACAGGAGAAAAACTATAAACAGTTAGCAAAGCAGCTTATGGACGGAACCATCAGCCCTCCTGCGATGAAGAACATCACGGACTCATCTAAATCTCAGATCACAAGAGGCTTGCTCACCAGTGCACTTGAGGCTCTCACCAACATCGAGGTAACAGGTGGCAAGGGCGAAAATGAGCTCTTTTACGGGTACTCCCAGAATATAGATGCACTCAATAGATTCATGCATCTCTTGGAGGTTGGCACAGGGCTTCTCATCTGTCCCAAGTGCGGGAGATGGTACCCCATCGGGAGTGCCGTGGAGACCATTCCGGAGATGCTTCCCGATAACCTCAGGGAGAGAAACCGGGACCTGGAATGGATGGAAAAATGGAGCCACCTCATACCCTCAAAAGTGCTTGAGGAAGGGATCCCCTACAACCTTAAACAAAAGAAAAATACCTCTAATTACAACGAATTTCTATGAAAAGTTAGCGGGCTTGAGGTCAAGAAGTAATAAATGCCCCGATCTGAACGATGTGAATTTATCGAATAATTTGAAATTACTTGTTATACTATCAAAAGTGAAAACATGAAGGAAAAGACAGTCTTTTGTTCACCAAAAACGCGATGAATTGCACCTGTCTCAATAATGTTAAGATCTTCTGCTTGGACCCTTCGGAGCAAGCATAATTCTCCCAAAAGAAAAATGTGCTGATATCACAAGAAAGCTCCTAGAGACCTAACGTAAAGCAGTGATCCTATCTAGGAGGTTCAATTCGTTCTCCGGACCAGCGCTTAGAGGTTCTTTTTCTTCTCATCGTCTATCCAAACTATAATGGATTCCGCATCAGAGCCAGAGATAAGCCCTTTAAGATCGCCCTCGAGATCGTTTGGGGCGATCACTGCTATCCACCCCGCCCCATATGGATCGTCATTAATAATCGATGGAGACTTTAGAACCTCCTGATTTATCTCCAGGATCTCCCCGCCTACGGGAGACTTTAGGGGCCCCACCCACTTTCCGCTCTCCACGGTTCCTAAAGTCTTTCCAGCCTTTACTGACCGCCCAACCTTCCGTGTGTTCAGGTTAACCAGCTTTCCAGCCTGCTCCATAGCCCAAGAGTTATAGCCCAGACGGACGTTCTCACCTTCGACCTTCACCCACATGTGATCCCTGTGAAAATACAGGTCATCTGGAAATTCTTTGCCTTCAATAATTACCATGGCTTTTCACCAATACAAGTATCAAAACGCATTTACGTTTTATTACTATTACGATTGCCCTCGTTTACATAGATAGTAGGTGTGCATCTTATCATTATTAGTTGAGAGAAGGGCGACCTCACTCTCTGCGTCATAAAAGGATTTATAAATCAGGGACATCGGGTTTTTCTGATATGTTCCAACGACTTTTGCTCGATGAAAATAAATTACTGCTTGGGATGAAACATGACTGAAAGCGAATTATCTCGGAATCTGGCGGACATTGTAGGTGAAAACTTTGTCACGGATAAGCTATATGAGCGAAAGCTATACGATCACGATATCGCACCCCTACCCACTGAAGTATCCTTCCTCTTCAAAACTGTGCCTGATGCAGTCGTCAAACCGAGGACAATCAAGGAGGTCGCTGAGGTCGTCAAATACGCGTATTCAAAAGATATCCCATTGGTCCCTCGGGGGGCTTCCTCATGGGGGTTTGGGGGCACGATACCCACCCAAGGAGGCATCGTTATGGAGCTTACCCAGATTAACCAGATCATCTCATTAGATATAGGTGGCTTCACGGTAACTGTCGGGGCTGGTCACCGATGGAAAATGCTCCTGGACTATCTCGAGGATCGAGGATTCACCCTTGGCGCATATCCTAGTAGCGCTCCCTCTTCCACCGTGGGGGGGTGGATCGTAACAGGGGGCAGGGGTATAGGTTCTTTGAAATATGGCCCCCTGAAGGAGAACGTTCAGAGTCTAAAGTTAGTAACCCCTAAAGGGGAAATTCTAATTCTATCAAAGGAGAACGATCAAGCATTATTCAAATCGATTTTTGGCTCAGAGGGAACGCTTGGTATAGTTGTTGAGGCTACAATCAGGATAATTCCTAAGCCCGAGGTGGTCTCGTCTCAGATTGCTGTCTTCGATACAATCATCGCTATGGTTGATGCAATTACCGATGTGGTGGGTCATCCTAGAAAACCTTTCTTTGTCGAAATTCTTGACGATGACTACCTAGATCTTGAGAGATCGATAGGGGAGCACGTGCCGGACGCCAAAATGGTGGCGATGTTTGTCTTTGAGGGCAAAGCCTTGGATGTTCAGGTAGATATTGAGGCTCTCGTGCGGACAATATCTGATAGAGGGGGTTCAATGTTGCCGCCAGAGGTTGCCTCTGTTAGGTGGGAGGACCGTTTCTACCCCATGAAGATTAGGAAAGCGGGGCCAACGCTACTTGCTGGGGAGATTACCCACCCGCTGTCGAGTCTTGTTTATGTTATTGATGAAATCCAAAGCATCAAGGAGAAGCACGACCTAAAGCTGGGGATTAAATGTCTCATGGTGGATGAGGCGACGGTGCTTTCTATGCCTATGTATCTTACAGATGAACGGAAGCGGTGGAAATTCATGTCTATTCTACCTGTTGTAAACGAGATAACATTGATTGGATTGAAAGCTGGCGGGAGGCCGTACGGATTCGGAATATGGAACACTTTTTACTTCAGAGACGTTCACGGGGAGGAAAAAGTTCGGGAGATGAAGGAGTTGAAGAGGACCCTTGATCCACGGGACATAATGAACCCGGGGAAGATGTATCAGATCAAGACAAGGTACGGGATCCCTCTATGGGGAACTTTGTACAGAGTCATGACGTTCTTCCTTAGGGCAATGAGGTATTTCTGAGGTACTCTAAGATGAAGATGGCTGAGATCAAGACCCATGACCTCGAGGAGGATCTCTATTCCTGTGTCCAGTGCGGCTATTGTCAGGACGTCTGCCCTATCTACAACGAGATCCCCTGGGAATCGGCGTCCCCTAGAGGAAAGCTTTACTGGATCAAGAGCATCCTCACGACTGGGTTTATGAGGCCTAGTATCCAGCTCGACGAGGATCTAGTAGACCGGCTCTTCCAGTGCACCTTATGCGGTCGGTGTCATGAGGTCTGCCAGACTTCCCTTGATACCATGGGGATCTGGAAGTCTGCAAGAGCCGAGGTGTTCAAGTCCGGTATGAGACCAAAGAACTTGGAGTCAATAGCGGGGAACCTTGAGGAGTCCATGAACCCGTATGGGCTGGACGCTGATATGCGTCTAGACTGGGCAGATTACACGGATTTGGAGGAGGTGCCAGAGAAGGACGAGGCGGCGATCGCCTTCTTCGTGGGGTGCACCACCGCGTTCAAGGGGGCCAACCATGGGATAGGTTACTCGATAGCCACGCTGCTAACTCACATAGGGGAGGACTGGACGCTCCTCGGGGAGGATGAATGGTGCTGCGGGGGCCCACTAATCATGTCCGGGGACGAGGAGGGGGCCAAGGTCTTTGTAGAGCATAACATCGCGGAGCTAGGGCGGAGAGCCGTGAAGACACTTATCACAGGCTGCCCGGCCTGCTTCAGGATGTGGAAGATCGAGATTCCTGAGCTCCTTGGAAAAGATCTGGGCTTTGAGGTGTTACATAGCCTCGAGTTCTTCAATCAACGGGTCGAGGAAGGCAAGCTCGTGCTCCCAGATTCTGATGATGTGTTGACCTACCATGATCCATGTGAGCTCTCAAGACTCTGTGGAGTAGTGGATGAGCCGAGGAAGTTATTAGGAGGTCTCTCTAGCGGGTTCGTAGAGATGCCGGAGAACGGTGTTGATGTCATGTGCTGCGGCGGAGGGGGCCTACTCCAGGCGTCCGATAACATGCTCAGGCTGTCGATTGCGAAGCGGAGGATCGAACAAGCAAAGTCGGTAGGGGCCGGACTTATCACCTCTGCGTGTCCGGCATGTAACTTAACTCTCAAGGACGGCGTTGGGGAACTGGAGGAGAATATCGAGGTGCTCGACCTAGTGGAGTATATGGTCAAAAAGTTGGGCCTTGACTGAGTTTTGTCGTTGTTTGGCCTGATTTTGATCGATGTAGCCCCGGAGGTATCCCTGAAAGCTTTAAATTGGGAACTGTATAATGGGTTCGTCGGTTGGGTCCGTAGCTCAGCAAGGTAGAGCGGTGGCCTCTTAAGCCATTGGCCGAGGGTTCGAATCCCTCCGGACCCGCTAATCCTTAAGTTTCTTTCTCGCGTGCAAAAGAATATTAAAATCGTTGAATGTTTTCAACTGATCATATACAATGATTACACCTTGGTCAAGATGTTCTGAAATAATGAAGAATTTTTGTTGATGAGTTTATGCAATCTTTTGTTATACGCATTTTTTAAAGGCCAATATAAACTGACGCCCACTCTTCTGTTAGAGTATATTTATTTAATTCTAGCTATTTTTCCTTTCGTTTAGATTTCTATTTTAGTTTGGAGATTAACCAAATACAATTCATGTTTATATATGAACGGTTAGTTCAGTTGCCCTTTTTATCATCCTAAGTCATTAAGTGTTTCTTCTCTTATTCAAACTCTATTAAAACTAATCGTGCACAATCACCAATGTTTCCTAGACAAACTCCTCGCGCATACAGCATTTCATCAAAGGGATATCATGGATAATATTCTTTTCCTCTAACCTTTATTTCATTGAACAATCTATTGAAAACTTTGAAATACTTAGACCACTTTTCACCTTCTCACGCATGCCAAAGTTTATAGGGGATATGTAGATGCAGAAAGCGGATGTAAGCGTTATTGCAGTGGCAAGCTCTCACGGGATCATGCACGCTTACTTGGTGCTTCTTCCAGCTTTAATCCCCTTATTGAAAGGGGATATGGGAAACTACTGGACTTTAGGTCTTCTGACATCTCTCGTCTTTCTCTTCTACGGTTGGGGGTCGTTCCCTGTTGGATTCCTAGCAGATCGCGTATCTAAAAAACTCCTGATCTCGACCTCAATGGCGATGTGTGGAATCTCTGCTGTAATTGTGAGTCTCTCTCATTCTCTCCCAATTACAGCTCTCGCGTTTATACTATTAGGGATAGGCGCCAGTCTCTACCATCCCCCGGGATATGCCTCGATGGCTTTGTTATCTCATAGAATACGGGGCCGCTACATGGGAATCCAGGGGCTCGGAGGAGATCTAGGAATGGCGATTTCATTTCTTACAACTACGGCAATTGGATCTTTTTTTGGATGGCGGAATGCCTTCCTGGCCTGGGGGTTGCTGGGTATCCTTATGGCAGTTGTGGATATGCAGACCATCATCGACGAGACAATTCAAACAGGTCCCTCTGTTTTCCGCCTGAACTATCTGGATACCTTGAGGAGAATGTTCACTACAGATCACCTAAGGAACCTGCTTCTGGTCTCGATCATCGTGGTCTGCAGCGGGGCCCTCTGGAACGGGGTCTCAGCGTTCATTCTCGCTTACATCAATGAGGTGAAAGGGGTCAGCATTCTCATCGCAGGGGGCCTCTCCACATTCAAATACACAATTGGGGCATTTGGAAATGTACTCGGGGGAGAACTATCGGACCGGCTAGGTCGTCGCAAAATCCTCCTCTTCGGCTTCGGGCTTTTCACAGTCTCTCTTCTAGCCCTCACAATATCCCCTGGAAACCTCATTCTGATGTTCCTGATGGTTGGTATTCTAGGGTTTAGCTTTTTTATCACTCAGTCACCAATGAACGCCCTGATAGGGGACGTGAGCCACAGGGACACCGTTGGGGTCACCTATGGCGTCAACTTCTCTATCAAATATGGTATAGGTAGCTTCGCTCCGGTATTAGCTGGATATCTCGCAGCCAAATACACCATGGACTATGTTTTTTACTTTTTCGCGGTTATCTCGATGGTGGCCTTCGGCGTCTCCTTCATGGTCAGGACCAATGGAAAGTAGACCGTAGTCTTCGCTATCTGAGTTTATTCTTTAAAGGAGTTATGAGAGATAGATGTGGAACATCATGAGCGAGAGATATATTGAGAAGCGCCTCTCGTCGATAAAGGCACGATCACACTCCAGAGTTCTCTCCATAGCGAAGGGGATGGACGGGGTGATTAATCTGAGCGGTGGAGACCCTGACTTCGACACACCTGGTCATATCACGGAAGCCCTTAAGGAAGCTATTGCGGGGGGCAAAACCCATTACCCTCCCACTCACGGACTTCCCTCTTTGCGTGGTGCCATCGCCGAATATCACGGTAAACACGCAGTAGACTGGGAAGCGGGGGAGGTCACTATAACTGCTGGGAGCGGTGTATCCCTCTTTGCATCTACGATGGGCACTGTGAATCCCGGGGAGGAGGTTATCCTTTTGGAGCCCTATTATATGAGATACTCAAATCTTGTTGAGTACATCGGAGCCAGAGAAGTGGGCGTCCCCTTGAATGAGACCAATGGTTACCGCCTCGACCTTGAGGCTTTAAAGGAGAATTTATCTGGAAAGACGAAATTGATCATCCTGTGTAACCCCAATAACCCTTCTGGGACTGTCTTTACAAAGGAGGAGATGAAAGGGATAGCCGACGTGGCAATAGACGAGGACCTCCTCGTCCTTAGCGATGAGGTCTACTGTGAATTCCTATGGGACGGGAGAGAACATACTACCATTGCCTCCTTACCGGGGATGAGAGAGAGGACCATTATCAGCAGCAGTTTTTCTAAGACCTTCGCTATGACAGGGTGGCGCCTAGGATATTTTATAGCCGAAAAGAGCCTAACCTCAAATATCCGGAAAATTCCCCTGGGTTACAGGACTAACATCTTCGTTCAGATAGCGGGAGTCGCAGCCATGCGGGGTCCATGGGAACCCGTGAACGCAATGGCGGAGGAGTACGACAGGAGACGCAAATACATGGTGCCCCGCCTCTCCGCGATCGAGGGCATCAACTGCCACAACTCAGAAGGGTCGTACTTCTTATTTCCCAACATTGAGGATCTAGGCATCGGCTCGGAGGAGTTCTGCGAATCGCTTCTGAGGGAGAAGAAAATATTGGCTCGACCGGGAACCACCTTTGGGAACACAGGAGAGGGTCACATAAGGATCTCTCTCACAAAATCCATTGAGGATCTCGATGAGATTGCCCAGTCAATTGAGGATCATGTAAGAATGACTATTGATTGATCGATTCTTATTCCCTTCATCATTTTACACCAAAAAGAGATAATAACCAAGAGTACATCTCCACATTAACCGGGGAAACTTATGCCGATATTTAGCGCAGAACAGCTTAGGACCATTGGGACATCCATCTTCTTAAGACTAGGCGTTCCGGTGGAAGACGCCGAGCTTGTCTCGGAACTCCTTATTGATGCAAATCTAACGGGATTTGACAGCCATGGGATGATCCGGCTTCCCATATATTCTCGAGGAATCAAGATGGGAGCCGTGAAGCCTGGGGCAGAAATCAGGTTGGTAGAGGAAACTCCAACTTCTGCGGTAATCGACGGGGGATGGAACCTTGGCCAGGTAGTGGCCACGTACGCTATGGGAGTCTGTATCGAAAAGGCGAGAAACGGCGTCATAGGCCTCGTCACTGTGAGGAACAGTATGCATGTGGGCCGATGCAACACCTATGCTGAGATGGCAATGCGCGAGGGCATGCTGGGGATGATGTCGGTGAACTCTGCGAGTTATGTTGCCCCCTTCGGGGGCAAGTCTAAACAATTGGGGACTAATCCGCTTTGCTTCGCGATTCCAACCGGGAAGGAGCCTCCAATGGTTCTGGATATGGCCACCTCGGTCTGGGCACGGGGGAAAATTATGGTTGCCATGGCTCGGGGGGAGGAGCTCCCCGAGGGGATTTTTATGGACCCTAATGGGAAACCTACCACTAATCCCGACTGGTACACTCAAGGCGGAGTCCTGAGGACCCTGGGAGCCATCGCCGGTTACAAGGGATTCGGTCTCTCCCTTCTCGTGGAGATCCTTACTGGAATACTCACTGAGGCCGGAACATCCAACAGTGACGAGTACCGGTCTAGGCCCTTCTACGGTGGCAACGGGATATTCATGATGGCCATTGACATCGGAAAGATGACGGACCTTGGTAGGTTCAAGTCAAAGGTTGATGATCTCCTCCGAAAGGTGCGTGAGTCCCCAATAGCCCCTGAATTTGAGGAGATTCTTATCCCCGGAGATCCAGAGCGGAGGTGCAAGGAGAGGCGGTTACGGGAAGGCATCTACATCGAAGACAAGACATGGAGGGACATCGTGGCCTTGGCTGAAGAACTGGGGGTCCCCATCCCAGATCCAAAAAGTTAAACAACATCGCTTGTCAGATCGTTTCAAAGTGAGTTGAGCGTTGGGGTTATCTTTGATCCTTTTTACTTTATGAATTCGCGGCCATATTTTCTTATGTTACTTATAAACCCTCAACTAACTGGTCTTAATTTGTTCATTCAACGAAAAAGGAGGAGTTCGCACGCGAAAGGTTAAGAAAATGGAGTCGTCGCGCTCGCATCGTAGTTTGGTTGGCGGGTCTTTTATGATATAGCACCATGATTTATCTGAGTTGAAGCTTTCCTCCGAGTATAATCTCGCTGTGCTGCATCCGATTTCATCTAACAAACTCGAACTCCCTGCTCAGTGGAGTGATCCCTCTTATTTTCTTCAAGAGCATTTTCTCCCCCATCCTGTTACTCACAAGGAGTGGCTCCTCTGCCCTGTACAGCTTCTCTGCGTTGGCCAGCTTTCGTTCGCTGTTTCCGTAGATCCGAAGGAGGGGGTCCCCCATGGAGACCTGGTCGCCGGTCTTTACATGTAAGAGAATTCCAGCATATTTATCCCCAGGGGCCCCCGCTTCCCTCGCAATGCGGGCAATAGCCCGGTTATTGATCCCAAGGACTCTGCCATCTAGTTCCGCCTCAATATCCACCCAATTGTTGGGTATTTCGAGATCTATAGGATTAACATTAGGGTCTCCCCCTTGAGCATCTATAATCTCTCTCATCTTCTCCAAGGCCTTTCCGGAGTCAAGAATTTCCTTGGCAAGACCCTGACCGTTGCTCTCCCCCACCATCTCAAAGAGCACGCCAGCTATGCCTAGAGCCTTGTTTACGAGATCCGGAGGGCCCATCCCCATGAGAGCCTCCAAAGCCTCCTTTGCTTCCAAAATGGGTCCTACAGCTCTACCAATAGGCTGCCCTCCTTCACTAATAAAACACTCAATATCCATGTCAAGGCGGCTTCCGAGTTCCTTAAACTTGATGGCAAGTTGCTCAGCCTGGTTAATAGTTGCGATCTTGGTTCCTATCCCGCTGGGGATATCTACTACTATGTGGGTGGAACCCATGGCTTTCTTTTTACTGATAATGCTGGGGAGGAGGAGTGGATCAATGGAGAGCGGGTACTCAACCCTGATGAATAGATCGTCAGCTGGGGCCAGATCTATGGCTCCCCCCCAGACTATGCATGCACCGAGATCGTCAACTATCTTGGAGATCTTCTCTATCTTTAGGTTGACGGGGGCGAGGGTCTCCATTCTATCTGCTGTCCCCGCGGGGGAGGTGATAGCTCTTGAACTGGATTTGGGTATGATGTATCCCGCCGCAGCGACAATAGGGACAACAAGGAGGGTGGTTTTGTCCCCAGGGACCCCCCCGATACTATGCTTGTCAAGAATAGGACCCTTACCAAAGCTTATCGTCTTCCCAGTCTGGATCATTGCCCTTGACAGGGCTTCGACCTCCTCCATGTTGGTGCCGTGAATTTCCAAGGCTGTGACGAAGGCCGCAAGTTCGATGCTGCTCAAGTGGTGCTCCACGACATCCTCTACGATCTTGTGCATCTTCCATGGGGTGAGCCTCTCTCCTGAGATCTTCTCCCTGATGAAACCAAGGGACTCAGGTCTCGCAGCAGGTCTAACACTAACGGTGTCACCATTTTCAAGGTCAAGCCGTTCCATCACCTCCCTGTAGACGCCAATGACACCTTCAGGGAAGTCA from Candidatus Bathyarchaeota archaeon harbors:
- a CDS encoding hydroxymethylglutaryl-CoA reductase, degradative yields the protein MDSQEKSSRISGFYKLPIKKRLSIIAEKAELTPDEIDLLTSGGGLTMDVADRMIENVIGSISYPMGLAVNFRIAGIDRLIPMVGEEPSVVAAASNVARLMRKGEGIEISKTDPVMIGQIQILELPDMDAAIKKLEDSKDQLLELANQQDPILVKFGGGARDIQLRTLETRAGQMLIVHLLVDCRDAMGANAVNTMCEKLAPVISDITGGRTLLRIISNLADHRLIKATGTVNKNDLGGEKVVDDIVAAWAFADADPYRAATHNKGIMNGTIAVALAVAQDHRAIEAGAHAYAAQTGRYRALSKWSKNENGDLIGELEMPMAVGIIGGATRTHPVARLALKIMGVSRAVELGEIMVAVGLAQNLGALRALVQEGIQHGHMRLHARNLVVMAGADDDNITRAVEALIGTGEIRFDKAKEIVEKLKT
- a CDS encoding Trm112 family protein — protein: MKPWLLNILACPIDKHHPLEAHFFTWEMSDEEIKNNAENVGGSSPEQEKNYKQLAKQLMDGTISPPAMKNITDSSKSQITRGLLTSALEALTNIEVTGGKGENELFYGYSQNIDALNRFMHLLEVGTGLLICPKCGRWYPIGSAVETIPEMLPDNLRERNRDLEWMEKWSHLIPSKVLEEGIPYNLKQKKNTSNYNEFL
- the gcvH gene encoding glycine cleavage system protein GcvH, yielding MVIIEGKEFPDDLYFHRDHMWVKVEGENVRLGYNSWAMEQAGKLVNLNTRKVGRSVKAGKTLGTVESGKWVGPLKSPVGGEILEINQEVLKSPSIINDDPYGAGWIAVIAPNDLEGDLKGLISGSDAESIIVWIDDEKKKNL
- a CDS encoding FAD-binding oxidoreductase — protein: MTESELSRNLADIVGENFVTDKLYERKLYDHDIAPLPTEVSFLFKTVPDAVVKPRTIKEVAEVVKYAYSKDIPLVPRGASSWGFGGTIPTQGGIVMELTQINQIISLDIGGFTVTVGAGHRWKMLLDYLEDRGFTLGAYPSSAPSSTVGGWIVTGGRGIGSLKYGPLKENVQSLKLVTPKGEILILSKENDQALFKSIFGSEGTLGIVVEATIRIIPKPEVVSSQIAVFDTIIAMVDAITDVVGHPRKPFFVEILDDDYLDLERSIGEHVPDAKMVAMFVFEGKALDVQVDIEALVRTISDRGGSMLPPEVASVRWEDRFYPMKIRKAGPTLLAGEITHPLSSLVYVIDEIQSIKEKHDLKLGIKCLMVDEATVLSMPMYLTDERKRWKFMSILPVVNEITLIGLKAGGRPYGFGIWNTFYFRDVHGEEKVREMKELKRTLDPRDIMNPGKMYQIKTRYGIPLWGTLYRVMTFFLRAMRYF
- a CDS encoding (Fe-S)-binding protein — its product is MKMAEIKTHDLEEDLYSCVQCGYCQDVCPIYNEIPWESASPRGKLYWIKSILTTGFMRPSIQLDEDLVDRLFQCTLCGRCHEVCQTSLDTMGIWKSARAEVFKSGMRPKNLESIAGNLEESMNPYGLDADMRLDWADYTDLEEVPEKDEAAIAFFVGCTTAFKGANHGIGYSIATLLTHIGEDWTLLGEDEWCCGGPLIMSGDEEGAKVFVEHNIAELGRRAVKTLITGCPACFRMWKIEIPELLGKDLGFEVLHSLEFFNQRVEEGKLVLPDSDDVLTYHDPCELSRLCGVVDEPRKLLGGLSSGFVEMPENGVDVMCCGGGGLLQASDNMLRLSIAKRRIEQAKSVGAGLITSACPACNLTLKDGVGELEENIEVLDLVEYMVKKLGLD
- a CDS encoding MFS transporter — its product is MQKADVSVIAVASSHGIMHAYLVLLPALIPLLKGDMGNYWTLGLLTSLVFLFYGWGSFPVGFLADRVSKKLLISTSMAMCGISAVIVSLSHSLPITALAFILLGIGASLYHPPGYASMALLSHRIRGRYMGIQGLGGDLGMAISFLTTTAIGSFFGWRNAFLAWGLLGILMAVVDMQTIIDETIQTGPSVFRLNYLDTLRRMFTTDHLRNLLLVSIIVVCSGALWNGVSAFILAYINEVKGVSILIAGGLSTFKYTIGAFGNVLGGELSDRLGRRKILLFGFGLFTVSLLALTISPGNLILMFLMVGILGFSFFITQSPMNALIGDVSHRDTVGVTYGVNFSIKYGIGSFAPVLAGYLAAKYTMDYVFYFFAVISMVAFGVSFMVRTNGK
- a CDS encoding aminotransferase class I/II-fold pyridoxal phosphate-dependent enzyme gives rise to the protein MSERYIEKRLSSIKARSHSRVLSIAKGMDGVINLSGGDPDFDTPGHITEALKEAIAGGKTHYPPTHGLPSLRGAIAEYHGKHAVDWEAGEVTITAGSGVSLFASTMGTVNPGEEVILLEPYYMRYSNLVEYIGAREVGVPLNETNGYRLDLEALKENLSGKTKLIILCNPNNPSGTVFTKEEMKGIADVAIDEDLLVLSDEVYCEFLWDGREHTTIASLPGMRERTIISSSFSKTFAMTGWRLGYFIAEKSLTSNIRKIPLGYRTNIFVQIAGVAAMRGPWEPVNAMAEEYDRRRKYMVPRLSAIEGINCHNSEGSYFLFPNIEDLGIGSEEFCESLLREKKILARPGTTFGNTGEGHIRISLTKSIEDLDEIAQSIEDHVRMTID
- a CDS encoding Ldh family oxidoreductase, which translates into the protein MPIFSAEQLRTIGTSIFLRLGVPVEDAELVSELLIDANLTGFDSHGMIRLPIYSRGIKMGAVKPGAEIRLVEETPTSAVIDGGWNLGQVVATYAMGVCIEKARNGVIGLVTVRNSMHVGRCNTYAEMAMREGMLGMMSVNSASYVAPFGGKSKQLGTNPLCFAIPTGKEPPMVLDMATSVWARGKIMVAMARGEELPEGIFMDPNGKPTTNPDWYTQGGVLRTLGAIAGYKGFGLSLLVEILTGILTEAGTSNSDEYRSRPFYGGNGIFMMAIDIGKMTDLGRFKSKVDDLLRKVRESPIAPEFEEILIPGDPERRCKERRLREGIYIEDKTWRDIVALAEELGVPIPDPKS
- a CDS encoding AMP phosphorylase → MNLEIEAGGNLIVVLSKSEAERLGVLSDDRLFVNINCSEVSTILNIAFDFPEGVIGVYREVMERLDLENGDTVSVRPAARPESLGFIREKISGERLTPWKMHKIVEDVVEHHLSSIELAAFVTALEIHGTNMEEVEALSRAMIQTGKTISFGKGPILDKHSIGGVPGDKTTLLVVPIVAAAGYIIPKSSSRAITSPAGTADRMETLAPVNLKIEKISKIVDDLGACIVWGGAIDLAPADDLFIRVEYPLSIDPLLLPSIISKKKAMGSTHIVVDIPSGIGTKIATINQAEQLAIKFKELGSRLDMDIECFISEGGQPIGRAVGPILEAKEALEALMGMGPPDLVNKALGIAGVLFEMVGESNGQGLAKEILDSGKALEKMREIIDAQGGDPNVNPIDLEIPNNWVDIEAELDGRVLGINNRAIARIAREAGAPGDKYAGILLHVKTGDQVSMGDPLLRIYGNSERKLANAEKLYRAEEPLLVSNRMGEKMLLKKIRGITPLSREFEFVR